From a single Canis aureus isolate CA01 chromosome 5, VMU_Caureus_v.1.0, whole genome shotgun sequence genomic region:
- the HTR1D gene encoding 5-hydroxytryptamine receptor 1D, with protein sequence MSPPNQSLEGLLQEASNRSLNATETPEAWGPETLQALKISLALLLSIITMATALSNAFVLTTIFLTRKLHTPANYLIGSLAMTDLLVSILVMPISIVYTTTRTWSFGQILCDIWLSSDITCCTASILHLCVIALDRYWAITDALEYSKRRTAGRAAVMIATVWVISICISIPPLFWRQAKAQEEMSDCQVNTSQISYTIYSTCGAFYIPSVLLIILYGRIYVAARNRILNPPSLYGKRFTTAQLITGSAGSSLCSLSPSLQEGRSHAAGPPLFFNHVQVKLAEGVLERKRISAARERKATKTLGIILGAFIVCWLPFFVASLVLPICRASCWLHPALFDFFTWLGYLNSLINPIIYTVFNEEFRQAFQRVVHVRKAS encoded by the coding sequence ATGTCCCCGCCAAACCAGTCACTGGAAGGCCTTCTCCAGGAGGCCTCCAACAGATCCCTGAATGCTACAGAAACCCCAGAGGCCTGGGGTCCAGAGACACTCCAGGCCCTCAAGATCTCTCTCGCTCTGCTCCTCTCCATCATCACGATGGCCACAGCCCTCTCGAACGCCTTTGTGCTCACCACCATCTTCCTCACCAGGAAGCTCCACACCCCGGCTAACTATCTCATTGGCTCCCTGGCCATGACTGACCTCTTAGTGTCCATCTTGGTCATGCCCATCAGCATCGTCTATACCACCACCCGCACCTGGAGCTTTGGCCAAATCCTGTGTGACATCTGGCTGTCTTCTGACATCACATGCTGCACGGCCTCCATCCTGCATCTCTGTGTCATCGCTCTGGACAGGTACTGGGCCATCACCGATGCCCTGGAGTATAGTAAGCGCCGCACAGCGGGCCGGGCAGCTGTCATGATCGCCACCGTCTGGGTCATCTCCATCTGCATCTCCATCCCTCCGCTCTTCTGGCGGCAGGCCAAAGCTCAGGAGGAGATGTCGGACTGCCAGGTGAACACATCTCAGATCTCCTACACCATCTACTCCACGTGCGGGGCCTTCTACATCCCGTCCGTGCTGCTCATCATCCTCTATGGCCGCATCTACGTGGCTGCCCGGAACCGCATCCTGAATCCGCCTTCGCTGTACGGGAAGCGCTTCACCACAGCGCAGCTCATCACGGGCTCCGCGGGGTCCTCGCTCTGCTCCCTGAGCCCCAGCCTCCAAGAGGGGCGCTCGCATGCGGCCGGCCCCCCTCTCTTTTTCAACCACGTGCAAGTCAAGCTGGCCGAGGGTGTCCTGGAGCGCAAGAGGATTTCGGCGGCCCGAGAAAGAAAAGCCACCAAAACCCTGGGGATCATCCTGGGGGCCTTTATCGTCTGCTGGCTGCCCTTCTTTGTTGCATCTCTGGTCCTCCCCATCTGCCGGGCCTCCTGCTGGCTCCACCCAGCCCTCTTTGACTTCTTCACCTGGCTAGGCTATCTCAACTCTCTCATCAACCCAATAATATACACTGTGTTTAACGAAGAGTTTCGGCAAGCGTTTCAGAGGGTTGTCCATGTCCGGAAAGCCTCCTAG